The Methanocalculus natronophilus nucleotide sequence TTTCGTTTTTAGCATGATAAAAAGGATCGCCATAAATAATTTTAACATTATTCGTAATTCCTTTTTTCGCAATTAATCGAATATGGAGGGTTGATGTATCAAATAAGTATGCATCAACGCTTTTTGCTTCGTGTTTAAAATCTGCAAAATGCATAGTTTACCTTCTTTCATACGTTTGGCCTTGATATTCAAGGCCAAACG carries:
- a CDS encoding alpha amylase N-terminal ig-like domain-containing protein; the protein is MHFADFKHEAKSVDAYLFDTSTLHIRLIAKKGITNNVKIIYGDPFYHAKNENGEHKWAPYGDGLPMIKRGS